The Salvelinus namaycush isolate Seneca chromosome 31, SaNama_1.0, whole genome shotgun sequence genomic interval TTGCTAAGGGCATAAGGCacgttttcctcctcctcttctccatccATTGTTTTCAACCGCTTCACTTCAGGCCATGTTGGCTCTCATGGTGTCTGCGGAGGTCCACCTTGCGTTGGAAGCCCTTGGCACAGATCTCACAGCCGAAGGGCTTGAAGCCTGTGTGTTTACGACTGTGTGTGATGAGGTTAGAGCTCTGGCTGAACGCCTTGCCACACACCTGGCATTTGTGGGGCTTCTCACCTAAATAGGCACATACAAAAACATGTTTAAACTGTGGCATCAAATCAATCATAATCAAATATCACAGTTTCATTTTGTATTGATGCCCCTACATGTGAGCGGTATTTTGCATTCCCCATCTAGTATTAAAACAGATAGCATGAGGTagagtatataaactcagcaaaaaatgtccctttttcaggaccctgtctttcaaagttaattcgtaaaaatccaaataacttcacagatcttcattgtaaagggtttaaacacagtttcccatgcttgttcaacgacccataaacaattaatgaatatgcacctgtggaacggtcgttaagacactaacagcttacagacggtaggcagttaaggtcaaagttatgaaaacttaggacactaaagaggcctttctagtgactctgaaaaataccaaaagaaagatgcccagggtccctgctcatctacgTGAATGTGCCGtaggcatgctgcaaagaggcatgaggactgcagatgtggcaagggcaataaattgcaatgtccgtactgtgagaagcctacgacagcgctacagggagacaggacggacagctgattgtcctcgcaggggcagaccacatgtaacaacacctgcacaggatcggtacatccgatcatcacacctgcgggacaggtacataatggcaacaacaactgcccgagtaacaccaggaacacacaatgactccatcagtgctcagactgtccgcaataggctgagagaggctggactgagggcttgtaggcctgttgtaaggcaggtcctcaccagacatcatcggcaacaacgtcgcctatgggcacaaacccactgttgctggaccagacaggactggcaaaaagtgctcttcactgaagtgtctcaccaggggtgatggtcggattcacatttatcgtcgaaggaatgagcgttacaccgaggcctgtactctggagcgggatcgatttggaggtggagggtccgtcatggtctggggcggtgtatcacagcatcatcggactgagcttgttgtcattgcaggcaatctcaacactgtgcgttacagggaagacatcctcccccctcatgtggtacccttcttgcaggctcatcttgacatgaccctccagcatgacaatgccaccagccatactgctcgttctgtgtgtgatttcctgcaagacaggaatgtcagtgttctgccatggccagcgaagagcctggatctcaatcccattgagcacgtctgggacctgttggatcggatggTGAAGGCTAgggtcattccccccagaaatgtccaggaacttgcaggtgccttggtggaagagtgggtaaGGAGGAGGAgttgcactgcagtacttaatgcagctggtggccacaccagatactgactgttacttttgattttgacccccccttgttcagggacacattattcaatttctgttagtcacatgtctgtggaacttgttcagtttatgtctcagttgttgaatcttgttatgttcatacaaatatttacacatgttaagtttactgaaaacaaacacagttgacagtgagaggacatttctttttttgctgagtttatgtgctGTAGAGCTGAAGTCAGTATCAATGACTGGGAGGAAAGAATCGTGCCATTGTTCAGATTTGTCGAACATTCATTTGAGACATATTCTGCCTGCACAGAGTTCCTTTCACAGAGGCCTCGGCAAAGTAGGATAACCAGATATGCAAATCAGATGGACATTTGTTTAAGTTTCTTTTTTTGATTTATCAGTAGTTATTACTCTTGGAAACAATGAATGTTAACAGCACCTAGAAAGCAGAGAACTATAGAGTGAGGCAATTGCTAAAGTTGTCTTTTAGTTTTCTGAGAAATTACAATAGACTCATAAGTAATTGGATCCCTAACTTTGGTGCTATGTGGATGCTCTTCTCTCCTCACCTGTGTGGATGTAGGTGTGTTTCTTCATGTCTGACTTCTGGTGGAATCTCTTTCCACAGTACTGACAGGGGTAGGGCCTGGTGTCTGAGTGGATGAGTAGAtgggtggagagggtggaggagcgCTTGAATGTCTTTCCACACATCTTGCATTCAAAACTTCTTTCCTTTGTTTAAAGAAacaggtacagatgtaggatcttaatttgagtcagtttgttacagcaggaaaataatcctgcagcaacaggaaattagaattattatgtggataatTTTTAATGGATATTTGTTGTGGGGGTTGATCAATTATCTTtatggcaaatcaagtctgacatttttaagtggaaattacaaactttagataCCTTTTTCTTTAACCTATTTTTTTTGAaacctccccaattttgtggtatccaattggcagttagtcttgtcccatcgctgcaactcccatacggactcgggagaggcgaaggtcgagaaccATGTGTGCTtcaaaacacgaccctgccaagccgcactgctcgcttaacccggaaccCAGCGGCACCAatgtcgctagagcgcgatgggacaaggacatcccggccggtaaaccctcccctaacccagaagaCGCTGGGCCATCTGTGCGCTGCCTCATATGTCTCCCAGTCGCggcaacacagcctgggatcgaacccgggtctgtagtgacacctcaagcactgcgatgcagtgccttagactgctacgccactcgggaggctaggtgcctttttaaaccttgaatacactacaagtttgcatttcctgctctGCAACGAGTGATTTTAACATCACATTTCAAATATTATAATTCTCATGAAAGTACCTTGGGCTACTTTTCCATGGAAGTACACAAAGAACTTAGGGCAATTTGGGCACTGTGCCAGATTCCACATATCTGTTTGTCTGTCTTGTTTCCTTAACCATCTCTAACAGTTCATTGTGGGTACCTGTGAGTGGACGTTCATGTGTTGCTCCAGACTGACGCCGTGGCCAAAGGTTTTCCTGCAGATGCTGCAGCCGAATGGTCTGGTCCCGCTGTGGGAGCGTCTGACATGAACCTCGAGACCATGAGGGGTTGAGAACACCTGCCGTCGCAGAGGAGGACAGGGGAGTTATCAACCTGCTAGTCACAATGTCGATGTTAATTTAAAGACTGATGAATTTAAAAGACTACATGTGATGTTTTTAATAGGGATATGAGACCACATGCACAACTTTCCCTCTGGTGGCTTTGTGAAATCTCTGTATGCTGTGTGTTGTGGCAGTTTAATTTTGTATAGGCCCATTAGCTATTGTCAGTCTCACAGCGTAAAGAGAAAGCTGTGACTCCACTCCTGCATACGTACCTTGTCACAGGTGATGCAGTGATAAGTGTCAGAGGTGAGGGAGTAGTGTGTGCTGCAGTCTAGAGGTTGCTGTGGCTCAGTGCTGTGGCTGACTTGAGCCCCGTACAGGCTGCTGGCGTGCTGCAGGAGGTAGGGGGGGGAGCCCATCTGACGGAGGTCATAGGGCGCAGGTACAGAGTCCCAGGCATAGGAGGGTTTGTAGAAGGGAGGGAACTCTACCATGTGAGCCTCTGAGTGTAAACGGAGTAAGATGATTGAGTCAATGAACACTTCCTCTGAAAAACCTTCTGAATCATATGTTGTCCCATTTAGGACCAATATGgttctactcttttctattctaTTCCCAACAATTTTTTGGGGGACATCATGTCATCCCTTCACAACATCCCAGCCCAGTTGGAGGGTCTCCCACCTGATAAGTAGTATGGTCGTGGAGCAGGGGCAACCGGCTGTCCTGTTGGCTTAGGGTAAGAGGGGACTGGGCGTTCAGGCTCCTGCTCATGTTTAATATAAGAATAGAGGTCTGGTTCAGGAGGGGAGGGCTGACCCACTGACTGAGGCCTGACTGGAGACTCTGGACTCTGTGGTTCTGACGAGATCACACCTGTCAAGTCACAATTGCAAATAGGATTAATTGAGTGTCAACATAAAGTTCAAATATTTTGTCTGTAAATATGTACATAAATGTACAGTGTAGATTGAAGTCTTAGAATCCTTCAGAATAATGTCTCTTTTGTATATCCGTGAAACCCGCCCTAACCAGTTAATTTCAATAACTCCATGAATGCACTGACAAATCCAAGCATCAATAACAGTCCAAGCATATTTCCCTTGCTTTTGAGATACTTTTTCTAGTCCATCAGGTGTTGCATCTGTCCTCAAATGTAATGTATTTTCTATGATGATGTTTAACATAACATTATAAAAGTCCCACTGTATGCTGCAACGCATCATTATGGATTCACTTTTCTCAAGTCAAATATTTatacattattatttatttttagcaATAGCTTTCATTTAATCagataataaaaaaaatactagtCTATGATGGTCAGGGAAGTGAAAAAATAACCAGGAAATCTAAACATGGCATTGTCACTATGTCAATTGATTCATTATAAACTACAATTGATTAAATAACTGGCAAATCATTATACACTTGTCGTTATACAATTGTGAAAGTCTTGATGTGTCGCTATGATAATCTTGACATTCTTACTTGTAAATTCAGGTTCCCTCGGTTCGACTTCGTCTTCATGAGAGCGGTGCACATTGTAAGATGCGCACCTCTTGTTTTTCACCAAAAAGGATCGTGGCATGACAACGCTGTTGGAAAAAAATATTATGATAAATGCTTATAGACAACTCAAAATGTTTTAGGCTAGGCCTAACATTTTTATAATGTACAGTTTATTAGTCTGTGAACTTTCAAGATGTTTAATTAGGCTGATATAACATATTTGATGGAGCGTATCTGAGCGAGGGAAACAAAAATGTAATTACCATTACATAATTCTTAGACACATTGTGTCATATGTGTTAATTCAGTTAAGGTAGGTTGTTTAACTGTATGTTAACACTCATGTTTTAAATGTAAATATTTGAAACATAAAATAGCCAAATATTTTCACACTTGTCCACTCATTCATTTCCATAATATGCTGTGAGGTCCAATGATCTATCAGTAGGTCTTTTTCAGTTATCGTTTTAACTATGTATGTATCTTGAAATATAATGCTGTAAAATACAGAACTTAAAAAAAGTTTCGTTCCAAAAGCATATGTTAGGCTAATTACGTTTAAAGCATCACTGACTTGGATAAGCTAATTGTAAAATGCATTAATTCCATTATAGCCTACATGGATCCATTTAAATTTTTCGAATTATCAATATTTCTAATAATAGGCAA includes:
- the LOC120025929 gene encoding zinc finger protein Gfi-1b-like isoform X1 produces the protein MPRSFLVKNKRCASYNVHRSHEDEVEPREPEFTSVISSEPQSPESPVRPQSVGQPSPPEPDLYSYIKHEQEPERPVPSYPKPTGQPVAPAPRPYYLSEAHMVEFPPFYKPSYAWDSVPAPYDLRQMGSPPYLLQHASSLYGAQVSHSTEPQQPLDCSTHYSLTSDTYHCITCDKVFSTPHGLEVHVRRSHSGTRPFGCSICRKTFGHGVSLEQHMNVHSQERSFECKMCGKTFKRSSTLSTHLLIHSDTRPYPCQYCGKRFHQKSDMKKHTYIHTGEKPHKCQVCGKAFSQSSNLITHSRKHTGFKPFGCEICAKGFQRKVDLRRHHESQHGLK
- the LOC120025929 gene encoding zinc finger protein Gfi-1b-like isoform X2, translated to MPRSFLVKNKRCASYNVHRSHEDEVEPREPEFTSVISSEPQSPESPVRPQSVGQPSPPEPDLYSYIKHEQEPERPVPSYPKPTGQPVAPAPRPYYLSEAHMVEFPPFYKPSYAWDSVPAPYDLRQMGSPPYLLQHASSLYGAQVSHSTEPQQPLDCSTHYSLTSDTYHCITCDKVFSTPHGLEVHVRRSHSGTRPFGCSICRKTFGHGVSLEQHMNVHSQVRSPTNARCVARRSARALTSSHTVVNTQASSPSAVRSVPRASNARWTSADTMRANMA